Proteins co-encoded in one Hyalangium ruber genomic window:
- a CDS encoding c-type cytochrome, producing MSGRWWGVAVLLLAGCKRDAEQSAAIVTGGDPALGKAAISRYGCGSCHTIPGVPGATATVGPPLQALGQRTFLAGRLPNSPENLMQWVRHPQELEQGTAMPNLDVTEEDARHIAAYLYTLR from the coding sequence ATGAGCGGGCGATGGTGGGGCGTGGCCGTGCTCCTGCTGGCCGGGTGCAAGCGCGACGCGGAACAGTCCGCCGCCATCGTCACGGGGGGAGACCCCGCACTCGGGAAGGCGGCCATCTCCCGGTATGGCTGCGGCTCCTGCCACACCATTCCGGGCGTTCCGGGTGCCACCGCCACCGTAGGTCCCCCTCTCCAAGCGTTGGGACAGCGCACCTTTTTGGCGGGCCGGCTGCCCAACTCGCCCGAGAACCTCATGCAGTGGGTCCGCCATCCCCAGGAGCTGGAGCAGGGCACCGCCATGCCGAACCTCGACGTCACGGAGGAGGATGCGCGACACATCGCTGCCTACCTCTACACCCTGCGGTGA
- a CDS encoding type IV pilus twitching motility protein PilT — MTTPRLSPLFDALLAEKGSDLHLSIGHPPLGRIRGELTPLREAPLTASEVEALLFELLSPEQKHQLTEAMDLDFSYSYGTKARFRANCFHKVTGLAAVFRPLPGKVPSLAELSVPEAVRKLAERRGGLVLVTGPKGSGRSTTLAAMVHHINQTRHVHILTLEEPVEFIHEPAKAQVTQREVGPHAASFAAALRSAEREDANVVHVGELCTPETIRQALELADAGVLVLASAHTLGASATIERLLSAFPEEEQPGIRGRLADNLAGILSQQLVRTADGKGRVVAMEVLLGGGAIAALIREGNLSPLAGKSQPLDQHLEKLVAAGTVAPEAALEKAQDREAFTKTLQRLKPGFVPPATSTPVPQS, encoded by the coding sequence ATGACGACCCCGCGCCTGTCTCCGCTCTTCGACGCGCTCCTGGCCGAGAAGGGCAGCGATCTGCACCTGAGCATCGGCCATCCTCCGCTGGGCCGCATCCGTGGGGAGCTGACGCCCCTGCGCGAGGCGCCGCTCACGGCCTCCGAGGTGGAGGCACTGCTCTTCGAGCTCCTCAGCCCGGAGCAGAAGCACCAGCTCACCGAGGCGATGGACCTGGACTTCTCCTACAGCTACGGGACGAAGGCCCGCTTCCGCGCCAACTGCTTCCACAAGGTGACGGGGCTGGCGGCGGTGTTCCGTCCCCTGCCGGGCAAGGTGCCTTCGCTTGCGGAGCTGAGCGTGCCAGAGGCGGTGCGCAAGCTGGCCGAGCGCCGGGGCGGACTGGTCCTCGTCACCGGCCCGAAGGGCAGTGGCAGGTCCACCACGCTGGCGGCGATGGTCCACCACATCAACCAGACGCGCCACGTCCACATCCTCACGCTCGAGGAGCCGGTGGAGTTCATCCACGAGCCGGCGAAGGCGCAGGTGACCCAGCGCGAGGTGGGGCCGCACGCCGCCAGCTTCGCCGCGGCCCTGCGCTCGGCGGAGCGCGAGGATGCGAACGTCGTACACGTCGGAGAGCTGTGTACTCCGGAGACGATTCGGCAGGCGCTGGAGCTCGCGGACGCGGGCGTGCTGGTGCTGGCCTCAGCGCACACACTTGGCGCTTCGGCCACGATCGAGCGCCTCCTTAGTGCGTTCCCCGAGGAGGAGCAGCCGGGGATTCGTGGAAGGTTGGCGGACAACCTCGCGGGCATCCTCTCGCAGCAGCTCGTCCGCACGGCGGATGGCAAGGGGCGCGTGGTGGCGATGGAGGTGCTCCTTGGCGGCGGCGCCATCGCTGCGTTGATCCGCGAGGGCAACCTGTCCCCGCTCGCCGGCAAGTCGCAGCCGCTCGACCAGCACCTGGAGAAGCTGGTGGCGGCGGGAACGGTGGCGCCCGAGGCCGCGCTGGAGAAGGCACAGGACCGCGAGGCCTTCACCAAGACGCTCCAGCGCCTCAAGCCGGGCTTCGTTCCACCCGCGACAAGCACCCCTGTACCGCAGTCGTAG
- a CDS encoding substrate-binding domain-containing protein, which translates to MIAQTLAVLLLLGAAPSTEPPAAPPERVLRVCADPNNLPFSNQRQEGLENRLAELLARELKATVQYTWWAQRRGFIRNTLKAGLCDVVLGVPADFELALTTRPYYRSTYVFVYRKDRGLKLGSLEDEALRTLKVGVHLIGDDMANTPPAHALARRGIVNNVVGYTLYGDYTQENPPSALIEAVRRGEVDVAIAWGPLAGYFALRPGPELEVVPVQPRKDTATGLPFVFDISVGVRRGDKALKAELEAALSRRRPEVEALLTEYGVPRP; encoded by the coding sequence GTGATCGCCCAGACGCTCGCGGTCCTGCTCCTGCTGGGAGCCGCGCCCTCCACCGAGCCGCCCGCCGCGCCGCCCGAGCGCGTGCTGCGCGTGTGCGCGGACCCCAACAACCTGCCCTTCTCCAACCAGCGCCAGGAGGGCCTGGAGAACCGGCTCGCCGAGCTGCTCGCGCGCGAGCTGAAGGCCACCGTGCAATACACGTGGTGGGCCCAGCGCCGTGGCTTCATCCGCAACACCCTCAAGGCGGGCCTGTGCGACGTGGTGCTCGGAGTGCCCGCGGACTTCGAGCTGGCGCTCACCACGCGGCCCTACTACCGCTCCACCTACGTCTTCGTGTACCGCAAGGACCGAGGGCTGAAGCTGGGCTCGCTGGAGGATGAGGCGCTGCGCACGCTGAAGGTCGGCGTCCACCTGATCGGCGACGACATGGCCAACACGCCGCCCGCGCACGCGCTCGCCCGGCGCGGCATCGTGAACAACGTCGTCGGCTACACCCTCTATGGCGACTACACGCAGGAGAACCCGCCCTCGGCGCTCATCGAAGCGGTGCGCCGGGGCGAGGTGGACGTGGCCATCGCCTGGGGGCCCCTGGCTGGCTACTTCGCCCTGCGGCCCGGGCCGGAACTGGAGGTCGTGCCCGTCCAGCCTCGCAAGGACACCGCCACCGGGCTGCCCTTCGTGTTCGACATCTCCGTGGGCGTGCGTCGCGGGGACAAGGCGCTGAAGGCGGAGCTGGAAGCCGCGCTCTCCCGCCGCCGCCCCGAGGTGGAGGCGCTGCTCACCGAGTACGGCGTGCCTCGTCCCTGA
- the ctaD gene encoding cytochrome c oxidase subunit I, with protein sequence MSSGSVLPSPALPDAPPLESEAEARERAQLERTWSPLGGLKGWLSDVHHTTIGRRFIVTAFIFFLLGGVEALVMRLQLARPESTVLGPDLYNQVFTMHGSTMMFLFAVPMMEGVGLLLVPLMIGTRNAAFPRLNAFAYYTYLIGGLLMNVSFLLDMGPDTGWFAYVPLSGPEYSPGKRVDVWAQMITFTELSALAGSVNMIATIFKLRAPGMSLNRMPLFVWAQLVKAFMILFSMPAVMLASLYLAMDRLIGTHFFNPAEGGDALLWQHLFWFFGHPEVYIIFLPALGILSSVLAVFARREIFGYLPMVLAMVAIGFIGFGLWVHHMFATGLPQLGQSFFTAASLMVAVPSGVQIFCWLATLWGGKLRLRLPLYWILAFFALFVFGGLSGVMLGAYALDLQVHDTFFVVAHFHYVLIGGAVFPLFGGFYYWFPKFTGRMLSERLGKWHFWLFFAGFNLTFFPMHYLGLMGMPRRVYTYAPDRGWTDLNLLATVGTFIMAVGLVLFVVNVFWSRKRGAVAGDNPWDADTLEWATSSPPPPYNFLHLPTVRGRYALWTQAVDQPIVTGVRSDRPEVLVTRLMDAEPDHRMEQPGPSLWPLAVALSSGVAFTVSIFTPWGIVIGAGLALITLTGWFWPKKPYREELLEEQP encoded by the coding sequence ATGAGCTCCGGGTCCGTCCTCCCCTCGCCGGCCCTGCCGGACGCGCCGCCCCTGGAGTCCGAGGCCGAAGCGCGCGAGCGGGCGCAGCTCGAGCGCACCTGGAGCCCGCTCGGGGGCCTCAAGGGCTGGCTGAGCGACGTACACCACACCACGATCGGCCGGCGCTTCATCGTCACCGCCTTCATCTTCTTCCTGCTCGGGGGCGTGGAGGCGCTGGTGATGCGGCTCCAGCTCGCGCGGCCGGAGAGCACGGTGCTCGGGCCGGACCTGTACAACCAGGTCTTCACCATGCACGGCAGCACGATGATGTTCCTGTTCGCCGTGCCCATGATGGAGGGCGTGGGACTGCTGCTGGTGCCGCTGATGATCGGCACGCGCAACGCGGCGTTCCCCCGGCTCAACGCGTTCGCCTATTACACGTACCTCATCGGCGGGCTGCTGATGAACGTGAGCTTCCTGCTCGACATGGGCCCGGACACCGGGTGGTTCGCCTACGTGCCGCTCTCGGGCCCCGAGTACTCGCCCGGCAAGCGCGTGGACGTGTGGGCGCAGATGATCACCTTCACGGAGCTGTCCGCCCTGGCCGGCTCCGTCAACATGATCGCCACCATCTTCAAGCTGCGGGCGCCGGGCATGTCCCTCAACCGCATGCCCCTGTTCGTGTGGGCCCAGCTGGTGAAGGCCTTCATGATCCTCTTCTCGATGCCGGCGGTGATGCTCGCCAGCCTCTACCTGGCGATGGACCGGCTCATCGGCACGCACTTCTTCAACCCGGCCGAGGGAGGAGACGCGCTGCTGTGGCAGCACCTGTTCTGGTTCTTCGGCCACCCCGAGGTCTACATCATCTTCCTGCCCGCCCTGGGCATCCTCTCCTCGGTGCTGGCGGTGTTCGCGCGCCGGGAGATCTTCGGCTACCTGCCCATGGTGCTGGCGATGGTCGCCATTGGCTTCATCGGCTTCGGGCTGTGGGTCCACCACATGTTCGCCACCGGGCTGCCGCAGCTCGGCCAGAGCTTCTTCACCGCCGCCAGCCTCATGGTGGCCGTGCCCAGCGGGGTGCAGATCTTCTGCTGGCTGGCCACGCTGTGGGGCGGGAAGCTGCGGCTGCGCCTGCCGCTGTATTGGATCCTCGCCTTCTTTGCCCTCTTCGTGTTCGGCGGCCTGAGCGGGGTGATGCTCGGCGCCTATGCGCTGGACCTGCAGGTCCACGACACCTTCTTCGTCGTCGCCCACTTCCACTACGTGCTCATCGGCGGCGCCGTCTTCCCGCTCTTCGGCGGCTTCTACTACTGGTTCCCCAAGTTCACTGGGCGGATGCTGAGCGAGCGGCTGGGCAAGTGGCACTTCTGGCTCTTCTTCGCAGGCTTCAACCTCACCTTCTTCCCCATGCACTACCTGGGGCTGATGGGCATGCCCCGCCGCGTCTACACCTACGCCCCGGACCGCGGGTGGACGGACCTCAACCTGCTGGCCACCGTGGGCACCTTCATCATGGCGGTGGGCCTCGTGCTGTTCGTGGTCAACGTCTTCTGGAGCCGCAAACGCGGCGCCGTGGCCGGTGACAACCCGTGGGATGCCGACACACTCGAGTGGGCCACCTCCTCTCCCCCGCCGCCGTACAACTTCCTGCACCTGCCCACGGTGCGCGGGCGCTACGCGCTGTGGACCCAGGCGGTGGACCAGCCCATCGTCACCGGCGTGCGGAGTGATCGGCCCGAGGTGCTCGTCACCCGGCTGATGGACGCCGAGCCGGACCACCGCATGGAACAGCCGGGGCCCTCGCTGTGGCCGCTCGCGGTGGCGCTGAGCAGCGGGGTGGCGTTCACCGTCTCCATCTTCACGCCCTGGGGCATCGTCATCGGCGCCGGGTTGGCCCTCATCACGCTCACCGGCTGGTTCTGGCCGAAGAAGCCCTACCGGGAAGAACTCCTCGAGGAGCAGCCGTGA
- a CDS encoding c-type cytochrome, with the protein MHALPARHFLPCLCLLGLVLGSCEREHRRFQELAPSSRPADAVQMSELQPGEPTPRPQTQAQYEENAYALNEGKRLYQWFNCSGCHAQGGGGMGPPLMDAKWRYGSEPENIYATIVEGRPNGMPSYRGKIPDQQVWQIVAYVRSMSGLLRTDVAPSRADSLSVKPPEAMKAEEKPTPAPVEQER; encoded by the coding sequence ATGCACGCGCTCCCCGCCCGACACTTCCTCCCGTGCCTCTGCCTGCTGGGCCTGGTGCTTGGCTCGTGCGAGCGGGAGCACCGCCGCTTCCAAGAGCTGGCGCCCTCCTCGCGCCCGGCGGACGCCGTCCAGATGAGCGAGCTGCAACCCGGCGAGCCCACGCCACGCCCTCAAACCCAGGCCCAGTACGAGGAGAACGCCTACGCCCTCAACGAGGGCAAGCGGCTCTACCAGTGGTTCAACTGCTCGGGCTGCCATGCCCAGGGTGGAGGCGGCATGGGCCCTCCTCTCATGGACGCCAAGTGGCGCTATGGCAGCGAGCCGGAGAACATCTACGCCACCATCGTGGAGGGACGCCCCAACGGCATGCCCTCCTACCGGGGGAAGATTCCCGACCAGCAGGTCTGGCAGATCGTCGCCTATGTGCGCTCGATGAGCGGGCTGCTGCGCACGGATGTGGCGCCCAGCCGCGCCGACTCGCTCAGCGTCAAGCCCCCGGAGGCGATGAAGGCCGAGGAGAAGCCCACTCCCGCGCCGGTGGAGCAGGAGCGATGA
- a CDS encoding beta-propeller fold lactonase family protein: MRLTCLRGRAPLALTCLLLLVASCRGSLSCASGGAQAPTGPRVYVSNEESNDISVIDPSTDQVVATVFVGKRPRGLRLSPDGKTLYVAVSGSPRAPPGVDESTLPPPDRSADGIALVDVATLELVKTLESGNDPETFDITPDGKHLFVSNEDAALASVVELASGRVTRTVPVGREPEGVTTRPDGRAVYVTSEQDSQVFVLDTSSHEVVARIPTGDRPRSVAFTPDSTRAYIAAEFGRTITVADAREHRVLTTIPIEPASARPMGTALSPDGRTLYVTHGRGKSLSFIDIASNQVVRTVEDVGTRPWGIGVSPDGRKLYTANGPSNDVAVIDAQSGAVLKRIRVGTLPWGIAVAR, from the coding sequence ATGCGCCTCACCTGCCTCCGTGGACGTGCGCCCCTGGCACTCACGTGCCTGTTGCTCCTCGTTGCCTCCTGCCGTGGCTCCCTGAGCTGCGCCAGCGGAGGCGCGCAGGCGCCCACGGGGCCGCGCGTCTATGTCAGCAACGAGGAGTCCAACGACATCTCCGTCATTGACCCGTCGACGGATCAGGTCGTCGCCACCGTCTTCGTGGGCAAGCGCCCCCGGGGGCTCCGGCTCAGCCCCGACGGCAAGACGCTCTACGTGGCCGTGAGCGGCTCGCCCCGCGCCCCTCCAGGCGTGGACGAGAGCACCCTGCCCCCTCCGGACCGGAGCGCCGATGGCATCGCGCTCGTGGACGTGGCCACGCTCGAGCTCGTCAAGACGCTGGAGAGCGGCAATGACCCGGAGACGTTCGACATCACCCCCGACGGCAAGCACCTGTTCGTCTCCAATGAGGATGCGGCCCTCGCCTCCGTGGTGGAGCTCGCCTCGGGCCGGGTGACGCGCACCGTACCCGTCGGCCGCGAGCCCGAGGGCGTCACCACGCGGCCCGATGGCCGGGCCGTCTACGTCACCAGCGAGCAGGACAGCCAGGTCTTCGTCCTCGACACCTCGAGCCATGAGGTGGTGGCGCGCATCCCCACCGGTGACAGGCCTCGCTCCGTCGCCTTCACCCCGGACAGCACGCGCGCCTACATCGCCGCGGAGTTCGGCCGCACCATCACCGTGGCCGATGCCCGAGAGCACCGCGTCCTCACCACCATCCCCATCGAGCCCGCGAGCGCCAGGCCCATGGGCACCGCGCTCTCTCCGGATGGCCGGACGCTGTACGTCACCCACGGTCGCGGAAAGTCCCTCTCCTTCATCGACATCGCGAGCAACCAGGTCGTCCGCACCGTGGAGGACGTAGGCACCCGCCCCTGGGGCATCGGCGTCAGCCCCGACGGCCGCAAGCTCTACACCGCCAACGGTCCCTCCAACGATGTCGCCGTCATCGACGCCCAGTCGGGCGCGGTGCTCAAGCGCATCCGCGTGGGCACCCTGCCCTGGGGCATCGCCGTCGCACGCTAG
- a CDS encoding cytochrome c oxidase subunit 3 — protein MNRRRTLDVSHLPTFAFGQRDPLWWGVMGLIVIESTVFVLGLASYFYIRGNHFEWPPSGSDPIIRVLATVNMGLLLLSCLPMHWANTSALKRKLRGMRWGLVLASLLGLAFLAIRIINMQAVGFRWDSHAYGSIFFTLVGLHTVHIIASTLENLVIAAVLFIGPVEEKHLVDVRVNGMYWFFVVASWVPFYVLLFMAPNLFRA, from the coding sequence GTGAACCGCCGCCGGACCCTCGACGTCTCGCACCTGCCGACCTTCGCGTTCGGCCAGCGCGACCCGCTGTGGTGGGGCGTGATGGGGTTGATTGTCATCGAGAGCACCGTCTTCGTCCTGGGCCTCGCCTCCTACTTCTACATCCGAGGCAACCACTTCGAATGGCCGCCCTCGGGCAGTGACCCCATCATCCGGGTGCTGGCCACCGTCAACATGGGGCTCCTGCTCCTGAGCTGCCTGCCCATGCACTGGGCCAACACGTCCGCCTTGAAGCGAAAGCTCCGGGGGATGCGTTGGGGACTCGTCCTCGCCAGCCTCCTGGGACTGGCCTTCCTCGCCATCCGCATCATCAACATGCAGGCCGTGGGCTTCCGCTGGGACAGCCATGCCTACGGCTCCATCTTCTTCACCCTCGTGGGCCTACACACCGTCCACATCATCGCGTCCACGCTGGAGAACCTCGTCATCGCCGCGGTCCTCTTCATCGGGCCCGTGGAGGAGAAGCACCTCGTCGACGTGCGGGTCAACGGCATGTACTGGTTCTTCGTCGTCGCCAGCTGGGTGCCCTTCTACGTCCTCCTCTTCATGGCCCCCAACCTGTTCCGCGCCTGA
- the coxB gene encoding cytochrome c oxidase subunit II, translated as MKGWALLCALLLAGCRGAAQSVLEPAGPSAARIHALWNVFLAICTGVFVLVVVTMLLAVLRRRVDPEIGSSPPEVDAEALLPKEKRAHLHAKAVEPATERRLAQWVATAAALTVVLLLVLLVTNTLTGKALAALRSEHALEVEVVGHQWWWEFKYRDPEPSRLLNTANELHIPVGRPVALKLTSRDVIHSFWVPNLAGKRDLIPGQENTLLLQADKPGVYRGLCAEFCGHQHAKMAFLVVAEPPEAFEKWREHQLQPAAPPMELLTQRGQQVFLTGPCVLCHAIQGTSASATVGPNLTHLASRQTLAAATLPNVRGHLAGWILNSQSLKPGNKMPPITLPPEDLHALLAYLESLK; from the coding sequence ATGAAGGGGTGGGCCCTGCTCTGCGCGCTCCTGCTGGCGGGCTGCCGGGGAGCCGCCCAGTCCGTGCTGGAGCCCGCGGGCCCCAGCGCGGCGCGCATCCACGCGCTGTGGAACGTCTTCCTGGCGATCTGCACGGGCGTCTTCGTCCTCGTGGTGGTGACGATGCTGCTGGCCGTGCTCCGCCGCCGCGTGGATCCGGAGATCGGCTCCAGCCCTCCGGAGGTGGACGCGGAGGCCCTGCTCCCCAAGGAGAAGCGCGCCCACCTTCACGCGAAGGCCGTGGAGCCCGCCACCGAGCGCCGACTGGCCCAGTGGGTGGCCACCGCCGCGGCGTTGACGGTGGTGCTCCTGCTGGTGCTGCTGGTGACCAACACGCTCACGGGCAAGGCCCTGGCGGCGCTGCGCTCCGAGCATGCGCTGGAGGTGGAGGTGGTGGGCCACCAGTGGTGGTGGGAGTTCAAGTACCGCGACCCCGAGCCCTCGCGGCTGCTCAATACCGCCAATGAGCTGCACATCCCCGTGGGCCGGCCCGTGGCCCTGAAGCTCACCTCGCGCGACGTCATCCACAGCTTCTGGGTGCCCAACCTCGCCGGCAAGCGGGACCTCATCCCCGGCCAGGAGAACACCCTGCTCCTGCAAGCGGACAAGCCCGGCGTCTACCGCGGGCTGTGCGCCGAGTTCTGCGGCCACCAGCACGCGAAGATGGCCTTCCTCGTGGTGGCCGAGCCGCCCGAGGCGTTCGAGAAGTGGCGCGAGCACCAGCTCCAGCCCGCCGCGCCGCCGATGGAGCTGCTCACCCAGCGCGGCCAGCAGGTGTTCCTCACCGGCCCGTGCGTGCTGTGCCACGCCATCCAGGGCACGAGCGCCTCGGCCACGGTGGGCCCCAACCTCACGCACCTCGCCAGCCGTCAGACGCTCGCCGCCGCCACGCTGCCCAATGTGCGCGGCCACCTCGCGGGGTGGATCCTCAACTCGCAGAGCCTCAAGCCGGGGAACAAGATGCCGCCCATCACCCTGCCACCGGAGGACCTGCACGCGCTGCTGGCTTACCTGGAGAGCCTGAAATGA
- a CDS encoding methanol/ethanol family PQQ-dependent dehydrogenase yields MPLPAQDTSSSPPALNSVLGTRALLVALVLALLPACKDKSPKPPASTASGAKSPQLDKAQFDVSQLQEDDTQWVMAAKNHANTRFSRLTDINATNVKDLKVAWTYSTGFVRGHEAAPLVVGDTMYVVTPFPNHLVALDLSKEGAPMKWVYEPQPSPAAQGVACCDHVNRGAAYADGRLFYNTLDNHTVAVDAQTGKELWKTKLGDINKGETMTMAPLVVRDKVIVGNSGGEFGVRGWAAALSTKTGAVLWRAYSTGPDSDVLIGPNFKPFYEQDRGKDLGVKSWPPEQWKIGGGTVWGWLSYDPELDLLYYGTGNPGPWNPEQRPGDNKWTCGIFARKPDTGEAVWFYQWSPHDLFDHDGINEAIITNLTVNGQPRKVLIHPGRTGYVYVLDRATGEVLSAVPFAHITTSKGVDLKTGKLVPVLEKSPGLGKTVRDICPAAPGAKDWSPAAFSPQTGLLYIPGNNLCQDEQGLEANYIAGTPYLGANVRMYPGPGGNGGEFIAWDVLNGKKVWSIPELFPVFSGALVTAGDVVFYGTMDGWFKALHARTGQELWKFKVGSGIIGQPITFRGPDGTQYVSVLSGVGGWAGAIVAGQLDPRDQSAALGFANAMKELPKYTTRGGMLYTFRLP; encoded by the coding sequence ATGCCGCTCCCCGCGCAGGACACCTCCAGCTCACCGCCCGCCCTGAACTCCGTTCTCGGGACGCGTGCGCTCCTCGTCGCGCTCGTCCTCGCGCTCCTGCCCGCCTGCAAGGACAAGAGTCCGAAGCCGCCCGCCTCTACCGCCTCGGGCGCCAAGAGCCCTCAGCTCGACAAGGCCCAGTTCGACGTCTCCCAGCTCCAGGAGGATGACACCCAGTGGGTCATGGCGGCGAAGAACCACGCCAACACCCGCTTCAGCCGCCTCACGGACATCAACGCCACCAACGTGAAGGACTTGAAGGTGGCGTGGACGTACTCCACCGGCTTCGTGCGCGGACACGAGGCCGCGCCGCTCGTGGTGGGCGACACGATGTACGTCGTCACCCCGTTTCCCAACCATCTGGTCGCGCTGGACCTCTCCAAGGAGGGCGCGCCGATGAAGTGGGTGTACGAGCCCCAGCCCTCCCCGGCCGCCCAGGGCGTGGCCTGCTGTGACCACGTCAACCGCGGCGCGGCCTACGCCGACGGGCGCCTCTTCTACAACACGCTCGACAACCACACCGTGGCCGTGGACGCGCAGACGGGCAAGGAGCTGTGGAAGACGAAGCTCGGCGACATCAACAAGGGCGAGACGATGACCATGGCCCCGCTGGTCGTGCGCGACAAGGTCATCGTCGGCAACAGCGGCGGCGAGTTCGGCGTGCGCGGGTGGGCGGCGGCGCTCTCCACGAAGACGGGCGCCGTGCTGTGGCGCGCCTACAGCACCGGGCCGGACTCGGACGTGCTCATCGGCCCCAACTTCAAGCCCTTCTACGAGCAGGACCGTGGCAAGGACCTGGGCGTCAAGAGCTGGCCTCCCGAGCAGTGGAAGATCGGCGGCGGCACCGTGTGGGGGTGGCTCTCGTACGACCCCGAGCTGGACCTCCTCTATTACGGCACCGGCAACCCCGGCCCGTGGAACCCCGAGCAGCGCCCCGGCGACAACAAGTGGACGTGCGGCATCTTCGCGCGCAAGCCGGACACCGGCGAGGCCGTGTGGTTCTACCAGTGGAGCCCGCACGATCTGTTCGACCATGACGGCATCAACGAGGCCATCATCACGAACCTCACCGTCAACGGCCAGCCGCGCAAGGTGCTCATCCACCCCGGGCGCACCGGCTACGTGTACGTGCTGGACCGCGCCACCGGCGAGGTGCTCTCGGCCGTTCCCTTCGCGCACATCACCACCAGCAAGGGCGTGGACCTGAAGACGGGCAAGCTCGTCCCCGTGCTGGAGAAGAGCCCGGGCCTGGGCAAGACGGTGCGCGACATCTGCCCCGCGGCGCCGGGCGCCAAGGACTGGTCCCCCGCCGCCTTCTCGCCGCAGACGGGGCTGCTCTACATCCCCGGCAACAACCTCTGCCAGGACGAGCAGGGCCTGGAGGCCAACTACATCGCCGGCACACCGTACCTCGGCGCCAACGTGCGGATGTACCCGGGCCCTGGCGGCAATGGCGGCGAGTTCATCGCCTGGGATGTCCTCAACGGGAAGAAGGTGTGGAGCATCCCCGAGCTGTTCCCCGTCTTCAGCGGCGCGCTGGTCACCGCCGGGGACGTGGTCTTCTACGGAACGATGGATGGCTGGTTCAAGGCGCTCCACGCGCGCACCGGCCAAGAGCTGTGGAAGTTCAAGGTGGGCTCCGGAATCATCGGCCAGCCCATCACCTTCCGAGGACCGGACGGCACGCAGTACGTCTCCGTGCTCTCCGGCGTGGGGGGCTGGGCCGGCGCCATCGTCGCGGGCCAGTTGGATCCACGCGACCAGAGCGCCGCGCTGGGCTTCGCCAACGCCATGAAGGAGCTGCCCAAGTACACCACCCGGGGCGGCATGCTCTACACCTTCCGCCTGCCATGA
- a CDS encoding cytochrome c oxidase assembly protein translates to MTEPSASSRALALLALLAPAVALAHGGEHPALTVSEVMGWWTWDPLVLGTLGLSAFLYVRGVRTLWRRAGTARGVRRWEVGAFALGWLTVAVALLSPLDRLSDLLFSAHMTQHELLMLVAAPLLVLGRPHLPALWALAPRARARVTGWMQHSGVRAVWRAVTGPFLVLLLHALARWVWHIPSLFQAALRSEAVHAVQHLMFFGTAALFWWALIRGRYGRVGYGVAVLFVFATAAHTSLLGALLTFARSVWYPIYEGRTQAGGLDALEDQQLAGLIMWVPAGALFIVVGLALFAAWLGEAERRVAYTRAELPEEGAP, encoded by the coding sequence GTGACTGAGCCATCCGCCTCCTCGCGAGCGCTCGCGCTGCTCGCCCTGCTCGCTCCGGCCGTCGCGCTCGCCCATGGCGGGGAGCACCCCGCCCTCACCGTCTCGGAGGTGATGGGCTGGTGGACGTGGGATCCGCTCGTGCTGGGGACGCTCGGGCTCTCGGCCTTCCTGTATGTCCGGGGCGTGCGCACGCTGTGGCGCCGCGCGGGCACCGCGCGTGGCGTGCGACGCTGGGAGGTGGGAGCCTTCGCCCTGGGCTGGCTCACCGTCGCGGTGGCCTTGCTGTCCCCGCTCGACAGGCTCAGCGATCTGCTCTTCTCCGCGCACATGACGCAGCACGAGCTGTTGATGCTCGTCGCCGCGCCGCTGCTCGTTCTCGGCCGGCCGCACCTGCCCGCGCTGTGGGCGCTGGCCCCCAGGGCCCGTGCGCGGGTGACTGGGTGGATGCAGCACTCCGGGGTGCGTGCGGTCTGGCGGGCTGTCACCGGGCCCTTCCTCGTGCTCCTGCTCCATGCCCTGGCCCGATGGGTCTGGCACATCCCCTCGCTCTTCCAGGCCGCCCTGCGGAGCGAGGCGGTTCATGCCGTGCAGCACCTCATGTTCTTCGGCACCGCCGCGCTGTTCTGGTGGGCCCTCATCCGCGGGCGCTACGGCCGGGTGGGCTATGGCGTCGCCGTGCTGTTCGTCTTCGCCACCGCCGCCCACACCAGCCTCCTGGGGGCGTTGCTCACCTTCGCGCGCTCCGTCTGGTACCCCATTTATGAGGGCCGAACCCAGGCTGGAGGGCTCGATGCGCTGGAGGACCAACAACTGGCGGGCCTCATCATGTGGGTTCCCGCGGGCGCCCTCTTCATCGTCGTGGGGCTGGCGCTCTTCGCCGCGTGGCTCGGCGAGGCGGAGCGGCGCGTGGCCTACACGCGAGCGGAGCTCCCCGAGGAGGGCGCTCCATGA